GGCATTGGCTGAGAGCCTCTCCCCATTTGGCCTCCCTGCCCCTGGACCCATTCTGCGGCCTCAGATgcttcagccacacccagcagtgctcagcgcttactcctggctgtgtgtgctttgggatcacttttgacagtgctcaggaattgaacccgagtcagcaacgtgcaaggaaGGCAAAGCGCCTCACCACCGTTGTGttctctcccccgccccagggaGACCTTGTCAGAGCTCTCCTCTCTAGGGCGGGCGGAAAGGTGCAACACTTGACCCAGACAGGGGCCTCTTGCCGTGAAACCATAAACTTGGGAAACCCCAGCCCGTGCACAAAACTCCTAGTCCTTCCAGTCTCACTGGGCTCACAATCCCGGGGAAAGCCCTGAATCCGCTTGTTCCCGCCGCCCACCGCGGGCCTGCAAGTGGCGGGTCCCCTGCGCCAGGTCCGCAGCAGACGGAGGAGCCGCCTGCGGaacctcctcccggctctgctctaGTCGATTCTCAACGAAAAGAACTTAACAGAACCAGAGTCCGATAACATCTCCTGCTGCTGAAGACCTTTCCCGGAGTGATCTTCATCCACAACAGCGAGTccgtcccccccaacccccaccccatgaggtcccccttcctcccctgcaCCCTGCCACCCCCTGGCCGAGGCTCCCGagctccccgctcccccccccccatctcccagtGCCCACCTCCACCCACACTACAAGACGGGCCGCCAAAACTAAAGCTCTCCCGGCGCCTGGGCTACggccccgcccgctgcccccagGTCCAAGCTCCCAGTTCAGGTTTCCAGCAGACCTGTCCACGGGCCGCCGGGTCAGAGGGCTCattaaatacacacacaacacacacacaaacacacacacccgcgTTAGCAGGATGAGCCGGGCTGCGGATCCCAAAGGGCACGGGATCGGGAGGTGACCCCGTCACCAAAAGGGGGTCCTGGCCCGTCCAGCCTGGGCAGCAGACGGCCCGGGAGGGAAAGAGCCCCTCCCCCTTTCCATTCCCGCACCCCGCCCGGGTCTGGGCCCCCGAGAGACGCAGCTGTCCCAAGCGAAGGGCGGAGCCCGAGAAAACTGCAGACACTTACTCGGAAGGTTATACATAGTTTCACTCCCAGTCCTTCCCCCAAGCCGCGGCGACACCTCCCGGCCTCTGGCTCGGACCTCACAGCGCCCACCAACCCTGGCGCGACGACTCTGCAGCACCACCCACCCGCCTTACTTCGCCGTTGGGCAGGGCCAAACTTCGATCCGCCCAATGAGAGGCcgctcttatccagagtgacgTGTGCACAGAGCAATCACTGAACCCATCCTGCCGAGGTGGGCGGGAGGAGAGGCTCAGGCGGCGCCCGGAGCTTCCTACTCGGGCTGGACCAGAGCCTCCTAATTGCGCATGCCCGGGACTGGAGGGAGCGTGGCCAAGAGCTGATCTGACACTTGGGGGTGGGGTCCCAGGCTGAAACGCTGCCTGGCCCCGCGTGgggcggctggggtgggggagagaacaCAACGGTGGTTGGCCGGGGGGTAGGGAAGACTCCGGCGGCGCCGTCGGGCCGTACCCTCTGCGGCTCAGTTTGGAAAAGCGAGGTGCGGGCTTCTAGAGGCACAGCACTCAGCGTGCCTGGGTTCTACTGCCCTCACTTTCGTGGACACCGCGCGTAATCTCTCCCCTGTGGACTCAGTTTCCCCCGTCCACGTGTAAAGGAAGACTGGCTCTGGCCAGCGCTGGAACTCCCCAGCTGTAAGGGCGCGCGAAGGAGAGGGAGTTAGAGGACCTCCACGTGACCTCCCCGCAGGCGCCCCGCCTCTCCCTGGTCCAGGGGATGGATGGACGCGCGCGGCTGGGACGGGCGGGGGCGCGTGGATCCTAAGAAACCGCTCGGTGCCGTCCTTGACGGCGGCCCAAGGCGGAGCGCGCGGCTCCGGGACAGGCCAGCCCCCTGGCGACCGCACCGTTTGGAGCATGGGGACCGAAACTTGGGCCGCGCAGGGTCTCACCGCGGTGGCGGGGGCCGTGTGACAGAGCTCATCCGGGCAGGATGGTTCAGGGCACGGGAGGCAGCAGCTAATCCGGCTCCCTCTCCGCGCCAGGTCTGCGAGGGCGACCGTCGCGGGTCCAGAGCGGGGTCCGGCTGCGGTCGCGGCCGCGTGGACGTCGTGTCACGGCCATGTGGAGCGCACGGGCCGCGCCGGGCCCGGGGGGCCACGGTCGGAGCTGCCCGGGTCCCGCCGCGCTGAGTCGGGCTTGAAAGCCAAGAGgtggcgcgggcggcggcggcggggggtggACGGCGCACGGCTATGGCGAGAGACGAGTGCAAGGCGCTGCTGGACGCGCTCAACAGGACCACCGCGTGCTACCACCACCTGGTGCTGACGCTCGGCGGCTCGGCGGACTCGCAGGACCTGCGGGAGGAGCTGCAGAGGACGCGCCACAAGGCGCAGGAGCTGGCGGCGACCTGCTGCGTCGGGCTGACGGCCGCCCTGCGCGACCGGAGCCTGGACGCCCAGGAGCGCGCCGAGTTCGAGCGCCTCTGGGTGAGCTTCTCCGGCTGCCTGGACCTGCTGGAGGCCGACATGCGGCGCGCGTTGGGGCTGGCGGCCGCCTTCCCCCTGCACGCGCCGCGGCGGCCGCTCGTGCGCACCGGCGTGGCGGGCACCACCAGCGGCGTGGCGGCGCGCGCCCTGAGCGCACGGAGCCTGCGGcacgcggcggccgcggcggagCACGACTTCGAGGGGCAGGACCTGCGCGAACTGGAGCGGGAGATCCTGCAAGTGAGCGAGATGATCCAGAGCATGGAGATGAAGGTCAACGTGCCCCGCTGGACCGTGCAGGCCAGGCAGGCTGCGGGCGCCGAGCTTCTGTCCAGTGCCAGCGCCGGCCCCTCCTCGGTGGGTGGCGTGTCGGTAGGAGAACGCAGGCGGCCCTGCGACCTCAGCAAAGCCACGGCCGCCGCCGTTTTCAGCGCCGTGCTGCTGGCCGCGGTGGTGCTGGCCGTGTGCGTGGCGAAGCTGAGCTGACCGACGCCCGAAGGCCACCTAACCGTCACCGCTTCCTCCccggtggaggggggtgggggacacaagAAAAAGCCAACTGCCAGGGCTCGGGACGCGAGTGGGACCCAGCTTGTGTAAAAGGGGGAAGACTCTTAAAGCACGGTTGTGTCCGCGTCTACACGCGCGTGTCGGACACACATCTGGCCTGGGCAGAAAGAATTTGTTGTTCCTCTTCCTGACCCCTGGGTTCATTTTTCATGGGCCGCCTCGGCATTAAGGCGTACGCAGGAGCTTTAGCTCCTATTAATAGGAAATGGTCCACGGTGACCCCAGATTTCACGGAGTTAATGGATTACCACGTGTGCTCGCTGCGGCGTGTTTACACAGAGTCCACGCTtggcgcccccgccgccgcgggTAACAACCCCCTGCTGCCCCAGCTGTTTGGGAAGCAGCACAGGATGAAATGAAGCTGGCCAGGGGGTGTCCTTTGCCGCTTGGAGGGTGAGGGGGGGTTGTTTCCGGAACAAGAAGCAAGCACACGGTTGTCATGTAAGCGGGTTTTATTTACCTTAATCCCCCGTGGCCTAAACTTAGGGGAGTGTGCAAATAGCGGCTCAGAAAGTGAGTGCTAGGCGCAGTGAGAACTAGGCGCAGATTCCGTTTCTGGCAGAGTTGAGCCATTAGTCACCAAAGCAGCAGAAGAGGTTTGGAGTCGTGACACTCGGCACAGTGTCTGCTCAGGAAACCAGGGGGAGATGGGGGACCTGCGCTCCAGGGCTGGGATCCCCGCTCCCCCTCTCCGCCctgttccccccctcccccacaacacacacgAGCAGCCTATGGGAAAGGGCTGGCCCCAGCTGGCCTGGGAGTTGCAGCGAGGTTTGGAAAGGTTCACGTGCTCTTTAAGCGGGCGCTTCTCTTTGGTGGGGGCTTATTTTTGTTCCAGAACTAGACCAGAGTGTTTGATCCTCCTTTGGGAGGGCTGGGCGAATCCTCTTTGGAGCCCTTAATCCTATCTATCCCTTGGAATTTGTGTGCAAGCCAGCAGAAGAGGCAGTTTCTGAGATAGTACCCCAACCGtgccccctctctccacccccgaGCGAACGTGGTATCACTACTACACAGAAGTTTTGAGCCAATGAGCTCCTGAGGGTTAGAGGGGAACCTCTTTCCCTTGGAATTtaagaagctttttaaaaataaaaatcatttgtagATGATTTTGTATCAAGGGCATGTGGCTTTGGATTCATGGAACATTGGTTCATGGAACAAAGGTGTGGTCTGTGATGATAAACTTAAATTACAAAATAGACAGCTCTATCCatgttgtggttttatttttgtttggctagttggtttgggtttgggggccacacgtgacaatgctcagggatgacccctggctttgaggtcaggaattactcctggcagtgcccaggaggccagatggccaggggtcgaaccctggtcagcctcctgcaaggcaagcaccccttcctgctgtactatcaccccggcTCAAGCTACACCCATTTTTGAAAAATGGATCTTCCTGAGGGCAAAGTACACGTGGAGCTGTCAGGTATTAGGTGCCACCTGCCTCGTTGGGTCAAAAAAGGACAGAAGTCCTCTGGGTCCCCAGCTGGAATGTGAGCCACATCGCCACGCCCCACTTCTCTGGACAGAACAGTGCTGGGGGGGAAACAGCCGCATTGAACTCAACAGGTAATTTGGAATAAAACCTAGAGACTAGTTTGACTGTACTCGGACAAGGATTTCTTGTTTTCACTTTCAGCCAAGCagaagggggggggcggggagggagccaggaggaagaagcTTTCACAGGGCAGTGTGGCTGGCAGGAGGAGAGCAGCAGGCTGCCAAGGTGGTACCAATCCTCTCACCTCTGTCCCCACCCAGCTTCCTCCCCCTCGGCCTCGGCACACATCATAGCACCTTAGCTAGCCAAGCTCAGAGATCCTTCTGGTGATTGTAGTTTGAAAAGACCCACAGGGTCTTAAGCCATCTCgaaatttaatgaaaataccTCAGGTCAGGGAATTCCTCCCTCATCCGGTCTAGGTAAATGGGAGCAGAGGCCAGGCCACATTCTTTTGCACCAGATAATGCTTCTAACTCCCTTCTTCCTCCTATGTACAACATGTCAAGGAATCTGTCCCCTCCCTCCGAGCTGCAGCTCTCTCATGCCAGAGGAAACTGGGGCACTGTGGTGCAGTGTTGGAAAATATCCCTAAGAATCCAGCCCCAAGTACATCTTTCTATTTCTAACACTGTGATTCTGTCCCGATCAATATATTTTGGTTCATGGAACGAGAAAGCTATTCTTCAGCAGAACTTCTTAAAGGACCAACCCCTTAAACATGGTAGAATCGGAGAACAATTGGGATAGATTTCTTTGCTGTTGCTCTTTATACCATTTGACAGATTTCGTGGGTATTTACTGCTGTGTGAAGCCAGATGTGTATCTTAGTCAGAGCCTCCTCTGCCCACTGAAattgtcaccgtcactgtcatcccattgctcatcgatttgttcgagcgggcaccagtaacgtctctcattgtgagacttgttactgtttttggcatctcgaatacaccatgggcagcttaccaggctctgccgtgcgggcgtgatactctcggtagcttgctgggttctccgagaggggtggaggaatcgaacactggtcggctgcatgaaaggcaaacaccctactgctgtgctatcgctctagcccactgaAATTACAGTGATCAAACGTTATgcataaaaagagagaaagctgAACTGAATAAACATATTTATCCTGTTACCTGTTAACAAGAACAACTCTCTTAAGTTTGAAAATTGTGAGCGTTCGGCATAGTTGGCATTACTTGGAGCTGTGACTTTGCGTCATAGCACTAAAGTGCTCTACGCCACAAGCACAATCACTTTCAATTCGAACAAAGGCGGCTCTAGCAAGCTCTCGGCTCTCATTTCTTCATAGAATCCAAGAGACTGCTTTCTGAGGGAAGCCCCGTTTGGCTTAGGTGTTTAATagcaaagttggggctggagtgatagcacagtgggtagggcgtttgctttgcacgtggctgacccgggttcgattcccagcatcccatatggtcccctgagcaccgccaggagtaattcctgagtgtagagccaggaataacccctgtgcattgccaggtgtgacccaaaaagcaaaaaaaaaaaaaaaaaaaagcaaagtcgTTAATTTGATAAAAAAGCATCTGGCTCTTAGGCCAGATTTCAAGTAATAGAAGAAACAAAGATGCAAAAGTGGTAAGACCAGGTAGAAATGATGAGGTTAGAGTTAGTCTATGACACAAAGATCCACTTTCTCAAAATCAAGGCCAGATTTCTCTACTTCCAATGTTAAGGGCCATTGGAACTATCTTGCGATACTAAATACCTGTGCAGAGAAAACATCCCTGAAGCCAAGAATTTGGAAGTCAAAGCAGGTATGGAGACTTTGTTTGCTAGGCAAACAAGGTCCAAAATAGCCCTAGCcgccaaaataaatgaaaagaccCATGATGCTTGTAGGAGAAAATGTGTCTGGCAAATTATCTCTTTTTCTACAATGGGTTTCTGtaggggacagaacccagggacCCTAGATAAGTTCAAGCACTCTAACACCGAGGAACAACATTCTCAGTCCAGTAGATTTTTGATGTGCTCTAGGAATTCATGCTTTAAAAGCTTCCAGAGGAAATGTGTTTTGGCAAAAGAAAGCCCAAACACCGCAGATTTACCTAGGGGTTACAGTAAGCTCCGTGCGAGCTGGGAGGCACACAGGACTGAAGGGTGTGACGTGTAGAGATTCTGGTTTGTATGACAGCCTTGAGAACAGTGTACTTCCCACTGCAACTCGAATCTTGATCATGTTTTTAAAGTACCTTGTTACTCCCTGAGATGATTATTTCATAATGAAATCATTGTTTTAGATGCTGTTGAAGGGTGCAGGCCCCCAAGAGTGAGCTTGTACATCAGCCTGAGAAGTAAAGTACTCGTGGACTGGCCTCTGCGTTCCTTGGGGTGTGGTGGGGTTTCTCCTTTCGCAGGACCCAAGGCGGGGGCAGCTGCAATGAGCAGGATTCTGGCTCGGACAAGTCTATCCTCAAAGTGCCTCACTTCCCTCCTTCATGAACTGAGGGAGGCGTGAGGATGAGAGGGTCCCTGCCTGATTCACTCAAACGTCCCTTGCAGGAGGAAAACATTTAACAGAATGCTGTTAAATAAGAAAgggttattttagtttttgttattgttgatacATGATGAAATATTACAGCTAGgagttattttctaaaattagtcTCTTGAAAAAGTTCCACATTAATGTTCAAACTTactgtgattgtgattgtgtgtgtgtgtgtgtgtgtgtgtgtgtgtgtgtgtatcataccCACGACCTCTCCTGCAGAAAGAAAATGCTCTACTGCTAAGGCACATCCCTAGCCCATTATTTTAGTCCATGGCAGAATTAGTGAATAGACTTAATAGTATCTTGTATAAAttccacttatttttaaattagacgAGAAGTTTAAAAATCATGCTTTTTCAGTCTCAGACCAAGAAAGCCTACTGTTTATTAGGGCAGGTCGTTTTACCCAGCAATCAGGTCACCCCTGCTTATTACGGAAAATTACAGGCACAAAACCCATCCTTTGTTATAGGGAAGCCTATTCTGTAAGTAATCATGTGCCCTCTCAACTTCATTATTTgctataaaaaaaatgtaagctcAGCCTGGATGCTTTTGCACCCTCAAATGATTCAACTTTCAACTATTGTGATGTTTAAAacattcttaggggctggagcaaggacAGCGAGTAAGGAGTTTGGCTGGCATgcgactgaccccagttcaatccctagtgccTCATATGTCTCCAGGGCACCACCAGGAtggattcctgagagcagagacaagagtaagtcctaggcacagttggatgtggcccccaaaccaaaacaacaacaataataatatgtaAGGCATTCTTAGTCTTCTTCCTGCATGtttgaagtcactgtcactgtcactgtcatcccattgctcattgatttgctagagcgggcaccagtaacgtttccactgagacattgttactgtttttggtgtgaGTGTTCTAATTAATACATTGACCTTTCACAATTTCAATCCATGAatggaatctggaaaaaatggtAGGTTCCAGAGGAATAGGCCTGGCTTCCGGGTAGCACTGATCTTTGTTAGATTTCAGGGCAGGTTCTTTGGTGTCTAGACAAATGTGTAGGAACCGCCACATCTGTGTCCATGAAGGCAAGACAGATTCCTAGGaaagcatttctctctctctttgactaACTTTCATCACATTCCACAGAGGGTTCCCTTTCCACCAGTACCGTAAGACCTTAGGCATCCTTGCTTTTGGTATTTAAGTTTAGAGATTTATAACATCAAGGCTTGTGGGACAAATCAAAAGAAGGCAAACAAGAGCTCCTGGTAGGAAATGATTCGATCCTTTGAATATGCTATCGTCAGAAAGCAGAGCATCCTGTGCTTGTATGTATGTGTTAGGCATATGGAGAGGGActacaagaaaataaacagaaataaaaataaataaatatgaaaataaagggaaatgacATGTTTTTAAGGGATGGGATTCTAACTGAtattttctcaatctttttctttAATGCTATGTTGTTTTTACAACAAAAATTTTGGGTGATCTTATcatttatactaaaaaaaaactgttattaaAACCTAAATATTAACCATTGTTCGGAGCCAAAGAATACTACAGTATCATGCCAaaaacacaggtt
This Sorex araneus isolate mSorAra2 chromosome 8, mSorAra2.pri, whole genome shotgun sequence DNA region includes the following protein-coding sequences:
- the RGS9BP gene encoding regulator of G-protein signaling 9-binding protein, producing the protein MARDECKALLDALNRTTACYHHLVLTLGGSADSQDLREELQRTRHKAQELAATCCVGLTAALRDRSLDAQERAEFERLWVSFSGCLDLLEADMRRALGLAAAFPLHAPRRPLVRTGVAGTTSGVAARALSARSLRHAAAAAEHDFEGQDLRELEREILQVSEMIQSMEMKVNVPRWTVQARQAAGAELLSSASAGPSSVGGVSVGERRRPCDLSKATAAAVFSAVLLAAVVLAVCVAKLS